The DNA window ACAGACCAAAACACGCGGGCTTGGTTTTAGGATACTGTTGTCGTGCACTTGTTTAATAAAGTGCTGCAGCATTTTTTCAGTAACGTAGAAGTCCGCAATCACGCCATCTTTCATCGGGCGAATCGCAGAAATGTTGCCAGGAGTACGTCCCAACATTTGTTTGGCTGCATGGCCGACCGCAGCCACACTTTTCGCCGAACCAGCACGGTCCTGACGGATTGCAACTACAGACGGTTCGTCAAGAACGATGCCTTGTCCTTTTACGTAAATCAGAGTGTTGGCGGTACCTAAATCGATCGATAGGTCATTGGAAAACATGCCACGAAGTTTCTTAAACATACTCTTCGCTCATCCTGCAAGAAAAATAGAAGATAAAAATTGCCCTAAATGTACCAATGCCTTGCTATCACAGCAAGGCATTGACGTATAAACATGGGTACAAACGCTCAATTTCTTACAGATTCCTTACTTAGCGCAAAAAAAGCGCTCATTACTGCCCGGTCATTCCCGATTCACCTTTATAAATAATTCGGTCATTTCCACGGTTAATTCCAAAAGTGACCACTGCTGAGGGATCTTCGTCCCCCTTATCACGCCAGTTGTAACGCAACCAAGGCTGGTTACCACTTCCAATACATTGAATATCGTTGTCTGTTTCCAGTTTTTGCAAGATCGTATTGCTGAGACGTAACCAAAAGCGGACTTGTTCGCGAATTCTACCATTGATGTCTGTTACAGACTGCTGAGCAAAAACCAGATCAGATTCACCAAGTAAGACACTCCCACTTCCCGCTAGCGATGCATTGCTACTCGCTTGAGAATCACTATGCCAAACCGATTGTTTGCAATACAAGGCACTATCAAAAAAGCTACTTGAATCATCTTTGTTGGTCACAAATCTACTGCCATCCCAGTGTTCGACTTTTAGCGGTACTTTTATCTGAGCCCCTGTATTACCAACGACATCTTGGAGGCGCATGCGACCGTAGCGAAAATCTGGCTGATTGGTAAACGCTTTGCCAGTTTCTCTCTATTACGCCACCACTTTTCACTTGCAAATCTGTGTTTTCGAAATCAACGTCATCGACCACATTGCTTGCCAACAACCCAAAGCCTTGTGTAAAAGGCCCATCAGGCTCTGTAGTGTAGGGTGTAGACGAAATCCCTTTTTTAGCGAACTCAAAACCAGATAAGGTGACATTTAAGTTTCCTAAAGACCAAGCGGGTTGTTGCCAAGTCAATGTTGAGTAATCCTTCACCCGGTCAAGGATTTCGTTGTGCGCGTTATCCACATTGAAATAAGAGACGGTGGAGACATACGCTGAATCGAACAAGCCATAATTCTGTGTTACTTGATCCGAGATATTTTGCGCCTCAACACTAAAAGCATGTTCAATGGGTTGGTTCATGTACGCGAATCCCAAATGTCCGGTCACATACGTCCAACTATTGCTGGCTAACACCAATTTCTCAGGCACAAAACGGCCGATATTACGGTAGCCCAAGTTAATATCCATTCCCAGATAATTGGCCTGTGCGTCCGCCATGACTTTCAAGCTGCCCACTTCATCCCAATAGAGCTGAGTGAAATCATAGTGTTGATTTGTGCCGCTGCCACTGTCGTGAACTTTGCTCAGTCCATTGTCTCCTTGAAGTAACACACTTGTGCTCCCTCCCATTGGGGAGTGCAAGGCACTGCTCATCTCAACGACCGCACTGGGCGCATTACTGGCAAAGAAGTTTTGGGTAATCGCTGCATTACAGTAGCTGCTGGTTTCAATCTCTCCTGAGACAGCACCACCGCTCTGCCAAACAATCGGTTTTACGTGAAGGTTAAACCGCTCAGAGGCAAGTTTGAATTTAGTCCCCGAGGATGAAGTGCCATCCATGGTCAACGCAGGCGTTTCACCACTGCAGATAGCAAACGTCCACGGGCGAGAGTTCACAACGAAACTGCCCGTCACTTCTTTTGTATTATCGGCGGGGCATCCTAGAAAACCCGCACACTCAAAACTGTCTCTCAAGGTTACCGTAAAGCTACCTGACTCAGTAATGGACAAACTATCAGACGAGATGCCAGATGAAAACGAAGGGGAATAACTCAAGTTGCCATCCAATCCGCCACTGGGGAGAACAACCACATGCGTAACACTGGGTGAGCCCGAATAATTGCTTGCCACTTGCTTCACACCCGCATCATCACAGGCCAAAATTCGCGTATGGACCGTCTCGGCTTTGCCTGCAATGACATCGACAGATGGCAACGTCAGATTGGTGGCAGGATCATAAGCCTCAAACTTAAACGGCACATATTTGAAGCGACTGCTTACTGACTTGCCACTATCATCATCCATCACAACCGTTAGAGTGTAAGGCTGGGTCAAATCGACTTGGCTAATGTCGTTAACCGCAATTTGCAGATCTAATTCGCCATTGCTGTTAGAGGTAAAATTAGGATAAAACCCACTCCCTTTGTTATTGGCCACGCTGACAGTGAAATTGCTCGCGTTAGGCGAAAGCGTGACATTAACGCCCAGACTTTCAACAACATCATTGTTGGTGGTGATAATCGAAAACTCAGGTTTATCATTACCACACATGAGTGCCAGATCCGTCGGTGGAGTCATGGTCACTTGGTAATCATCGGAAGGCTGAAAACACTGGTTATCAGTAGCAATGATTTGGGATTGATTACTCATCATCACTGACTTTGCTGTTAGCGCTCCTCGGATTGTTGCGAGATTGCTCAATCGCACCAGCACTTCGCTGTAAAGAAGCCCTATAAATTGAGAATCATTATTAAAGTCAACATTTGCATTATTCAAGTCATGAACAAAAACAATTAACTGCGCATTTTGACTTTCTCCTAGAATAGTACCCTGACTTAAATTGATTCGTTTCGCATGAATAACAACATTCTCACCTTCAGGAACAATAAGTTTCCCTCCATTATTCAAGTCAATTCTCTCAATCCAGTAAGTGCCCGTTCTAAATGTTGCTGTTCCTCTGCCGACGCTCAGACTTCCAATAGCTTCATTATTTGAAAACTCTCTATCCGTTTGCCAAAGAGAGACATTCTCAAGCCCAGAATTTGGGGCCTGAAACGTTTCAAGCTGTTGCTTTTGCACTTGTAGACCGATATCCCCAAAACACTGACTGCCATCACAGCCCGCTTGAGTATTATTCCCTTCAATATCATTGAGTTGAAATCCAATATATCGTTTGCCGTTGGAAATTGGCGCACCAGAGATACTGGCATTATTGTCTATACGGATGTTTGCATTGTAATTGCCTATCCATGTCTGAGCAGGGGAAGGGAAAAGCGAACACACCGCACTCGTTGGAGGCTTATCAAAAAGAAAGTAAGAATAAGGCTCCACAACATGAGCACGTTCAAAATCTCTCGCCATATCCTCTTCATTTATCAACGCCACTCCGGTTTTGGAAACAGAACAACGCCTTAACCAGCCACCGTTATTACCATTTCGAGTTCTCTTTGCTGCCAAGAGTGTCGGCACTTTTGTAAAACCAGAAACGGGAAAATTACTGATCTGCGTACAGCCTTCCGTAATAGGTTTAATTAGATCATCATTGATATTTAACGTATCCAACGTCGAACCTTGACCAAGCCAAAACTTGCGCCCGTTCACAAACCCCTCTCCTAAACCTGCAACAAACGCGACTTGTTCGCTATTCGCCAAATCTTCGTTTACAGAGACTTCTGAACGGTCCAACACTAAACTGAATTGACTTGTCGATGGGGAGAGGGCGATCGATGTTAACCATATTGGCTGCCCCCCAGAGCTATTGTTGCGAGATTGCACTTGGACAAGCACGCCAGGTGATGATGAAAAGTTACTTGTGAGTCCAAAGTCACTAAACCGAACCGTCTTCGCTTTATTGCTATTGGTTATGCCGCCTGCGTTGGAATAGGTTTCTGTTATGCTCCACCAAACCAGAAACGACCTTAGCTCCATTACTAAACTCTAATACACCGGGTTCAATCACTAAATAATCGAT is part of the Vibrio cidicii genome and encodes:
- a CDS encoding DUF6701 domain-containing protein, giving the protein MRLQDVVGNTGAQIKVPLKVEHWDGSRFVTNKDDSSSFFDSALYCKQSVWHSDSQASSNASLAGSGSVLLGESDLVFAQQSVTDINGRIREQVRFWLRLSNTILQKLETDNDIQCIGSGNQPWLRYNWRDKGDEDPSAVVTFGINRGNDRIIYKGESGMTGQ
- a CDS encoding DUF6701 domain-containing protein; its protein translation is MDRSEVSVNEDLANSEQVAFVAGLGEGFVNGRKFWLGQGSTLDTLNINDDLIKPITEGCTQISNFPVSGFTKVPTLLAAKRTRNGNNGGWLRRCSVSKTGVALINEEDMARDFERAHVVEPYSYFLFDKPPTSAVCSLFPSPAQTWIGNYNANIRIDNNASISGAPISNGKRYIGFQLNDIEGNNTQAGCDGSQCFGDIGLQVQKQQLETFQAPNSGLENVSLWQTDREFSNNEAIGSLSVGRGTATFRTGTYWIERIDLNNGGKLIVPEGENVVIHAKRINLSQGTILGESQNAQLIVFVHDLNNANVDFNNDSQFIGLLYSEVLVRLSNLATIRGALTAKSVMMSNQSQIIATDNQCFQPSDDYQVTMTPPTDLALMCGNDKPEFSIITTNNDVVESLGVNVTLSPNASNFTVSVANNKGSGFYPNFTSNSNGELDLQIAVNDISQVDLTQPYTLTVVMDDDSGKSVSSRFKYVPFKFEAYDPATNLTLPSVDVIAGKAETVHTRILACDDAGVKQVASNYSGSPSVTHVVVLPSGGLDGNLSYSPSFSSGISSDSLSITESGSFTVTLRDSFECAGFLGCPADNTKEVTGSFVVNSRPWTFAICSGETPALTMDGTSSSGTKFKLASERFNLHVKPIVWQSGGAVSGEIETSSYCNAAITQNFFASNAPSAVVEMSSALHSPMGGSTSVLLQGDNGLSKVHDSGSGTNQHYDFTQLYWDEVGSLKVMADAQANYLGMDINLGYRNIGRFVPEKLVLASNSWTYVTGHLGFAYMNQPIEHAFSVEAQNISDQVTQNYGLFDSAYVSTVSYFNVDNAHNEILDRVKDYSTLTWQQPAWSLGNLNVTLSGFEFAKKGISSTPYTTEPDGPFTQGFGLLASNVVDDVDFENTDLQVKSGGVIERNWQSVYQSARFSLRSHAPPRCRW